In Terriglobales bacterium, the sequence CAGGACCAGGTACTTCCTGAGGTTCACAGGGACCTTCTCAGACCTCGACCGCTTCTGCGGTGTGGTCGCGAACGGAATCGTCCGCCGGGCCGGAAGGCGGCGCCGCGGGAGGCCCCGTCTGGGCGCGACGGTCTTTCACGTAGCGTTTGCGCTGCGAGCGCAGCGCCAGGAAAGCCTTGGCTTCTTTGTACAGACGCTTGCGCTCGGTGGAGTCGAAGACCGCCTTCCGGACGATGCGGAAGACCGCCTTGGGGCGGAAGTAGTACTCGTCGTAGAAGCGGTGTACCGCCTCCATGATCTCCTCGCGCGGCAGGCCGGGATACTCGATGTGGGCGAGCTGGTGGCCGCCTTCGTCCACCATCTGCTGCTCGTTGATGATGAAGCCGTTCTTCTTGGCGAAGTCGTAGAGCTCGGTGCCGGGATAGGCGTGGGCGATGGACACCTGGATGGTCTCGACGTCCAGGGACTTCGCGAAGCGGATGGTCTTCTCCACGGTCTCGCGGGTCTCGCCGGGCAGGCCCAGGATGAAGTCGCCATGCACCACCAGCCCCAGCTTCTTGCAGTCCTTGGTGAACTGGACGGCGCGCTCGACCGTCGCCCCCTTCTTGATGTTCTTCAGGATCTGCTGGTCGCCGGACTCGTAGCCCACGATCAGCAGGCGGCACCCGGCTTCCTTCATGGCCTTCAGGGTCTCGTAGTCAGTGGTGACGCGCGAGGTGCAGGACCAGGTCAGCTTCAGCGGCTTCAGCTTCTCGCACAGCTCGATGGTGCGCGCCTTCTGGATGTTGAAGGTGTCGTCGTCGAAGAAGAATTCCTTCACGTAGGGCCAGTATTCCTTGGCCTTGGCCATCTCGCGGGCGACGCGCTCGCTGGAGCGCTTGCGCCAGGGATGCCCGCTCAGGGTCTGCGGCCACAGGCAGAAGGTGCACTGCGCCGGGCAGCCGCGGGTGGTGTAGAGCGAGACGAAGGGATAGAGCAGGAAGGGGACGTTGTAGCGGCGCACATCCAGGTCGCGCCGGTAGACGTCGGTGACGTCGGGCAGCGCGTCCAGATCGGCGAGCTGGGGGCGGTCGGGGTTGTGGGCGATGCCCCCGTTCTTGCGATAGGAGATGCCCAGGATCTCCGCCAGGGGCTTGCCCTGGGCGAACTCGGCCACCGAGTAGTCGAACTCGCGGCGGCAGACGAAGTCGATGGCGGCGCACTCCTTGAGCGCGCGCTCCGGCTCGGTGGTCACGGGCGGGCCCACGAAGGCGATCTTGATCGAGGGGTTGGCGCCCTTGATGGCCTCCGCCAGCTTGTGGTCGCCACGCCACCCCGGGCTGCTGGTGAACAGCACCAGGAACTCGTAGTCCTTGGCGATCTGGATGGTCTCCTGGGCGGAGACGTGGTGCGGGGGCGCGTCCAGCAGGCGCGAGCCCTCCAGCATCCCGGCGGGGTAGGCCAGCCAGACCGGATACCAGTAGGATTCGATCTCGCGGGTGGCCGGCCAGCGCGAACTGGCACCCCCGTCAAAATTCTCGAACGACGGCGGATTGAGGAATAAGGTCTTCAGTGGCATGGTGCCCGTATAATCCGTAAGTCTAACATCCTACGGGGCATTGCGAAAAGAAAAGCGGGGAGAGGGGAATGGGGAACCCAGGCGGGGAACCCCGGCATTAAGCGGCCCTCCGACCTCGGCGGCGGAAACCCAGCGCCGCGGCCCACAGCACGCAACCCGCCGCCACCGAGATCAGCCCCGCCACCTGCGCGTTGCTCCACATCAGCAGGGCGTCGTGGGCGGGGGCGATGACGCCCGCACCTCCGAAGCCCAGATAATAGCGCGGATTGATGCGAATGAACTCCACCAGGAAGCGGGCCAGGCCGGTCAGGATCAGGTAGTGGGAGAGCACCAGGCCCGCGGGCCGCTGGATCTCGGTCGCACGTCTCCCCTCCCGCCAGAGGAGCCAGAAGATCAACAGCCAGGCCAGGCACTCGTAGATGGGAGTGGGATGCACCCGCTCGGTGGTGGGCACCAGCCCGTTGGGAAAGCTCATGCCCCAGGGCAGGGAGGTGGGGACGCCGTAGTCGCCGTCGCCTGCCAGCAGGCAACCCAGGCGGCCGATGGCGTAGCCCACAGTGGCCGCCGGGGCGCAGACGTCGAGCATGGTCAGGTAGGGAATGCGATAGTGGCGGGAGAAAAGCCCGAGGGCGAGCAGCCCGCCCAGCACCGCCCCGAACCAGGCAAAGCCGGTATTGCTGAAGAAGATCAAGGGATGAGCCAGGAACTCGCGCGGGCTCTCCAGGTCGTGGTAGAGCTTGGAGCCCACCAGGCCGGCCACCGCGATGCCCAGGATGATGAAGTAAGCGTCGCCGGCGAGCCGCCGGCGGCGCAGGTCGGCCTGCAGGGCATAGAAGCCCGCGACCAGTCCAAGCCAGACCATCAGGCCGTAGGTGCCCAGAGTCAGCGGGCCGAGGTGGATGTAGGGATACAGACTTCCTCCAAGGAATGCAGAATGCAGAATTGAGAATGCAGAATGAACGCGCACCGTTCTGCATTCTCCATTCTCAATTCTTCATTTTCCCGTCAGCGCCCACTCCTGCAGCTTGCCGGCGGTCTTGAGCAACTGCATCTGCGCCTGGTCGAGCTGGAAGGTGGCGTCGAGCAGGGCCAGGTACTTGTCGTTCTCCAGCAGGCGGGCGCGCTCCTGGTCGCGGACGGTGGCGGTGCCCGCCACCAGCCGGATGCCGACCGCGTCGGCGTCGGCGCGAGCCAGGGTGTACTCCAGGCGGGCCACCTCGCGGGCGGCCGCCAATTGCTTGACCGCGCCCTCGAGCTTGAGGGTCTCGACCGAGAGGCGGTTCTTGACGTCCTCCGCCTGTTTCTGGGCGCGCAGGGCGGTGGCGTCCGCGGCCTGGGCGCGCGCCTTCTGCGAAAAGTTGAACAGCGGGAAGCGGATCTCCAGCCCGAAGGTGACGTTGTTGCGCTGGAACTTCTTGAAGTACTGGTCGTAGTTGTTGAACTTGGAGAACAGGCCGTATTGGCCGGCCAGGTCGATGGAGGGATAGAGCATGCGGTGCTCACCCTTGGCGCGGAAGACCATGGCGGCGGCGCGCTCGTTGGCCACCCGGACCTCCGGGTCCTGGTCGAGGGTCTTCTCGGAGACTTCCTCGGCCGGGACCGCAGGCAGTTCGGGAATAGACTCGGTGACCGTCTCGATGCTGTCGGCGGGCAGCCCGGTGAGCTGCGCCAGGCGGGCGCGCAGGACGGCGGCGCGGCTCTCGGCATCGGCCAGGTTCAGGCGCACGCGCGCGGCCGTGAGCTTGGCGCGGGTGATCTCCAGCTCGTTGTCCACCCCGGCCTGCACTCGCATGCTGACCACCTGCTCGACGCGCTGTGCCGAGCCCGCCTGCTCTTGCAGCACGTGCAGGGTGCTGCTCAGCTTGTCGAGCTCGGCGTAGACCAGGGCCGTCTCCAGGATGACCTGGTTGCGGCGGTCTTCCACGCTGATGCCGCTGGCGTTCCAGTCCGTGCGCGCGGCTTTCAGGAACTGCTGCACCGCCGGGTTGTACAGGTACTGCTGGGTGGTGACGTTGAAGACCGAAGGAGCCGCGCCTTCCAGGCTCATGGGGAAGCCGTAGCTGGCGGCGACCCCCGAGCCCACGATGATGGTGGGCAGATAGCCGTTGCGCGTCTCCAGGTAGGACTGGTGGGCGGCCTCCTGGTCGGCGGCGGCGATGGCCATGTCGCCACTGTGGTGCAGCGCCAGTTCGATGGCGCGGCGGAAGGGCAGAGGATCGCCGGCGGCGGCCGGCCGGCCCAGCGCCGCCAGCATGCAGACCAGGGTCAGCAGCCACACCGTGGAGCGAAGAAGGGCTTTCATGACACCACCTCGGAGATGGAGTTCCAGGGTCGGAGAAGGGAGTATAGCAACTGGGGAAGATGCAGGCGCGGCCGAAGCGACGGGGTTCCGGCCTCAGGGTTGCAGGCGCCGGATGCCTTCCTTGGCGGGCTTGTAGTCGGCGGCCAGCGCCAGGGCCGCTCGGTACTCGGCCAGCGCACCCGGGCGGTCGCCCTGTTTTTCCAGGACCGCTCCCAGCAACTGATGGGCCTGATTCAGAGGAGCGGACTCCACCGGCCTCCCCGACTCCAGGTACCGACGCAGCGACTGGGCCGCCAGGGGCAGGTTGCGGTCGGCGCGCAGCAGGAGCCCAGCCGCGTCGAAGAGGTCGTCGCCGTTCTTGTGGTCGGCGGCCAAGGCCTGCTGGATGGCCTGCTCCATGTCGTCGTACCGCTTGACCCGGCGGAAGAAAGAAGCCAGGTCGATCCAGGTGGGGGCCGAGCCGTGGCTGGCCTCGATGGCGGCGCGGTAGAAGCGCTCGGCTTCCCCGGGGTCGCCCTCTTTCTCCGCCAGCCGCGCCAGCACCCACATGGAGACCGGGGGATTGAGGGAGGCGATCGCCTGCGCCTGGATGCGGGCCTTGTCGCTGCTGCCGCCCAGGAACCCCGGGGCCTCGATGTAGAACTCGGCCAAGTTGGAGCGGGCCTCGACGTTGGAGCCGTCGAGTTCGACCGCGCGCTCGAATTCGCGCTTGATGCGGCCCACCATGCGGGCGGCGGTGAAGAAATTGGAGTGCTCCGCCTTCAGGCCGTCGGCGCGGGCCAGCCACATGTGGTAGTTGCTGTTGTCGGGCTGCAGGGCGATGCTGCGCTCGGCGGCGTGGACGGCGTCGTCCCAGCGCTCCTCCGCGTAATAGGCACGGGCCAGCAGGTTGAAGCCCTCGGCGTCGTTGGGGGAGGCGGCCACGCGCGCCCGCAGCAGGTTCACTGCCTCATCGATGCGGCCGGCGGCGATCATCTCCGCGGGTGCGGGCGCAGCGGGACGCGGGGGAAGGGCGGGGGCCGCGCCTGCCAGCCCCAGCAGCACCAACACCGTAGAGAAGATCCGGGTCATCGCTGGACGACGCGCACCGGCAGGCCGGAACGCAGCACCTGGCCGTTGGTCGAGCCCAACGCCACCACCGCGTCGTCCTCCAGGCCGCGCACCACCTCGATGCGGGTGAGGTCGGCGACCGAGGTTTCCACTTCGCGCCGCTGCAGTTCGCCGTCCACGACCTGGAAGACGTAATGCTGCCCGTCTTCCTGGTGGACCGCCTCGCGCGGTACGGTGAGAGCGTGGTCGTGGCGGGCGGTGGTGATGGTGACGCTGACGTTCACGTTGGGCAGCAGCTTGTGGTCCGGGTTGGGAATCTCGCAGGTGATCTGGCCGACGGTGCGAGTGCCCAGCAGGCTGACGGTGGTGGGCACGCGCGTCACCGTGCCCGCCCAGGTGCGCCCCGGAATGGCGTCCCACGCCAGGGTCACCTTCTGGCCGCGCTCCAGGCGCCCGATGTCGGGCTCGTCGACGTAGGCGGCCACCTGCACGGTGGAGAGGTCGGCCACCTGCACCAGCAGGTCGCCGGCGGCGACGTACATGCCCGGGTGGACGGGCAGGTTGTAGACGGTGCCGTCGCTGGTGGCGGTGACGTTGGACTGGCGCACCACCTCCTGGGCGGCGGCGTAGGCGGCACGGGCGTCGGCGGCCTGGGCTTGCACCTTGGCCACCTCGGGACGCGAGTAGCGGTCGCTCTTCTTCTGTTCCAGCACGCTCAGTTGGGCCTGGGCGGTCTTGAGGCGGTTCTCTGCGTTCTGCACCTCCGCCGCGGTGGCCGCCCCGTTCTGCTTGAGCTGCCGCATGGCGTCGAGATTGCGCTGCGCCGCCTCCACCTCGCCCTGCGCCTTCACCAGCTCCGCCTGGCGGTCCAGGACTTCCTCGTGGGTGCCGCCCACTTGCACCGCGTGCAGGGCGGCTTCGGCGGAGCGCAGTTGCGCCAGGGCGCGGGCCGCTTGGGCGGCGGCGTCGGCGTCGTCGAGCTGCAGCAGCAGTTGCCCCTTCTTCACCCAGTCGCCCTCGCGCACCAGCACCCGCCGCACGGTGGTGGCCAGGGGGGCGTGCGCCTCGAAGCCGTCCACCGGCTGGATCTTGCCGTTGGTGGAGATGGTATTCAGGATGGTCCGGCGCAACGCCTTCTCCGCGCGTACCGGTACCCGGCCGCGGCGCGCCGAGATGAAGGCCGCCAGCAGCAACACCCCCAGCGCGACCGCGAGCACGATGACGGAGGCGCGGTGCTTGCGCGCGAAAGCGATGGCATGATCCAAGGGCATCGGACGGCCGACGGCAGGAGAACCCTTAAGTATAAATGAATCGGAGTATCGGGCCGGTTGCAAGAGCGGCACTCCTTGCCTTTCCCCGGAGGACCGCCGGGCTCAGCCTCCCGCCGGGGCGTGCGGACTTCGGCGCTTTGAGCTTAGATGCGCGCTCCTCCCTAGGGGTGGCCGCGGTGTGACAGAATCCAGCCGGAGACAGAGTGTTCGAGTAGAATGGCGGAGATGCCGCGCGCCAAACGCTACACCCCGAAGCACGCTCGCGCCGGGCTCGGGGGGCCCTTTCCCGCCATCGAGACCTGGCCCAACCAGTTTCCCGCCTACGAGATCGTCATCGACGTTCCCGAGTTCACCTCGGTGTGTCCCAAGACCGGGCTGCCGGACTTCGGCACCCTCACCATCCGCTACATGCCGGCGCGGCAGTGTCTGGAATTGAAGTCGGTGAAGGAGTACGTGCTCGCCTACCGCAACCTGGGGATCTTCCAGGAGAACGTGGTGAACCGGGTGCTGGAGGACGTGGTGCGGGCCGCCCGCCCGGTGTGGGCGGTGGTGCGGGGGGAGTTCCGGCCGCGCGGCGGCATCGGCACGGTGGTGGAAGCGCGCTGGCCGCGGCCGAGAGGGAAGCCTCCCGCCTGAGCGCCCCGCCGCCCCGGGGACCGCCAGCCGCGGCATGGTATAGTCCCGGCCTGCGCATGCCCCCCAAGATCTATCCCCGGACCATGCTGGCGCTGCTCACCGCCATCAACTTCTTCAACTACATCGACCGCTCGGTGCTGTTCGCGGTGCAGCCGCTGATCCAGAAAGAATTCCACCGGCATGACCTGGACTTCGGCCTGCTCTCCACCGCCTTCTTCGGGACCTACATGGTGGCAGCGCCGTTCCTGGGAGCGCTGGCCGACCGCTTCCCGCGCCGGATCATCATCACCACCGGCATCCTGCTGTGGAGCGGAGCCACGCTGCTGACCGCCTTTGTCACGGATTTCAACGGTTTGCTGGTACGACACACCATCGTGGGCATCGGCGAGGCCAGCTACGCCGCGGCGGCGCCTTCGATCATCGCCGACTTGTTTCCGGAGCAGCGTCGCGGCCGCATGCTGGCCGTTTTCTTCATGGCCATCCCGGTGGGGACGGCGGTGGGCTACCTGATCGGCGGGATGCTGGGCGAGCGCTACGGCTGGCGCGCGCCCTTCTACGTGGGAGCGATCCCTGGTTTTCTGCTGGCGCTCACGCTGGTCTTTCTGCGCGAGCCCGAGCGCGGTCTCTCCGACCGGCTGCGCGAGACCCCGGAGCGCGCCAGCCTGCTGCACCTGGCGCGCAACGGCGCCTTCCTCACCGCCACCCTGGGCATGGCCATGATGACCTTCTGCCTGGGCGGCCTGCAGGTGTGGATGCCCACATTCCTCAACCGCGTGCGCGGCGTGGGCCTGGACCACGCCAACCTGATCTTCGGGGCTTCGACCGCCATCACTGGGACGGTCGGCACGCTGTTCGGAGGCTGGCTGGGCGACCGCCTGCTGCGCCGCACCCATGGAGCCTACTACCTGGTTTCGGCGGCCACCCTGGGCCTCGGAATCCCGGCGATGCTGGGGGCCATCTACCTGAGCGGACGGCCCATGTTTCCAGCGATCTTCATCGCCGAGTTCCTGCTGCTGATGAACACCGGTCCGCTCAACGCCGCCGTGATCAATTCAGTGGGCGCGCACATCCGCTCCACCGCCATCGCCGTCAACCTGTTCGTGATCCACCTGCTGGGCGACGCCTTCTCCCCCAGCCTGATCGGCTACATCTCCGACCGCAGCAACCTGCAGACCGGGTTCGTCTCGACGGTGGCCGCCATCGCGCTCTCCTCCGCCATCCTGCTCTACGGGATGCGCTTCGCCCCGCGCCTGCCCGCCAACCCCAACGCCGCGCCCGGAGCGGGGGCATGATCCAGGTCGCGGTCTGGACGCTGGGAGCTCTGCTGGCGGTGGTGTGGCTTTCGCGCGTCGTGGACGCCGCCCTGGGCATGCCGCAGGTGCCGAATCTGATCGAGGCGGCCTGGGACAAACCGGTAGCGGAGTCAAACGCGCCCCAGGTGAGCATCATCGTGCCCGCGCGCAACGAGGGAGAGTCCATCGCGCGTTGCCTGCAGTCATTGCTGGCCCTGGAGTATCCCGACTACGAGATCATCGCGGTGGACGACCGCTCCACCGACGCCACCGGGCGGATCATGGACCAGGTGGCTGCGACCGCGCCCCCATCCTCGCGGCTGAAGGTGATCCATGTGACGGAATTGCCGGCGGGCTGGCTGGGCAAGACCCACGCCATGTGGACGGCCGCCTCCCAGGCTGCGGGGGAGTGGCTGCTGTTCACCGACGGAGACATCTTCTTCCGTCCCGACACCCTGCGCCGCGTGATGGCCTGCGTGGAACAGAAGCGGCTCGATCACATGGTCCTGCTGCCCACCATGGAGATGGCGACACCCGGCGAGAGCATGATGATCGGCTTCTTCCAGGTGATGTTCACCTTCGGGCACCGCCCGTGGAAGGTCTCAGATCCCAAGACCAGGGACCACCTGGGGGCGGGTTGCTTCAACCTGGTGCGGCGCTCGGCGTATGAAACCGTGGGCGGCTATGAACGCCTGCGCCTGGCGGTGGTGGACGACATGAAGCTGGGGCAGATGGTGAAGGAACACGGCTACCGCCAGAACGTGGCCTTCGGGCGCGACCTCATCCGGCTGCACTGGGCTCCGGGCGCGCTGGGCGTGGTCCAGAACCTCACCAAGAACGCCTTCGCGGTGATGAACTTCAACCTGGCCAAGACGCTGGGCGCCGCCTTCCTCATGCTGGTGCTGAACATGGGCCCGTGGCTGGGGCTGGGGCTGGCGCACGGCTGGGCGCGGCTCGGCTACGGCCTGGCCGTGCTGGCCATCGCCCTGCTTTACCTGGGGATGTCCTGGTACTCGCCCATCTCGGCGCTCTACTTTGTGACCAATCCCCTAGGCGCGCTGATGTTCGCCTACATCCTGGTGCGCTCGGCCTTCCTGACGCTGGCGCGCGGCGGCGTGCTCTGGCGCGGCACGCTGTATTCCCTGAAGGAACTGCGGCGCGGGATGGTGTGAGCGCCTAGCGCGGCGGCTCGGGCTTTTCCACGTCCGGGGTAGGAGGCGTGTTACCCGGCGCTCCGGGCAGCGGGGGCGACTTGCTGGCGCCGCCGGTGGGGCGCTTGGGCTTAGGAGCGCCGGGAGCAGTGGCGCTGAAGCGACCGCGACGCTCCACGTCATAGTCCTTGGGGAGGGGCGGGAGCTTGGCGGCTTCCCCGCGAAGCTGGCGCGCGTGGCGCAGGATGATCTCGGCGCGCCCGCCGTAACTCTGGATGCGCCCCCAGACCTCGATGCTCTTGCCCTGCAGCCGGCGCACGTCGCCCACGTCCCTCAGGTCGCGGGTGAAGACCACCACCGTGAAGGGGCACTGGCGGTAGTCCTCGCAGAAATCCAGGAACCAGGCGCCGCCCTTCTCGCTCTCCTGGACCTTGAGCACGGTGCCGGTGACGCAGGCGTCGGCGCCGATCTTCTTGGGGGCTTCGGCGACGGGCAAGCAGCCCGCCCAAGCCAGGCTGCTCAGCAGCAGCCAGAGAGTGGCAAGGCTGTGCGCGCGTCTCAAGGCCGGGATGGCCGGGGTCAAGGTACCCTCCCAAGGGAGGACCTACCTTGCTAGTCTAACGCCGGGCGGGCTACTTGGTGGGCTCCATCTGCAGGGCGTTGTTGAAGCGGTTGAAGTAGTTGAAGAGGCCGATGACCGCGGCCAGCTCCACCACCTCACCCTCGTCGAAGTGGCGGCGCAGGTCAGCCCAGAGCTCCTCGTCCACGTGGTTGGAGTCGGTGGTCACGCGCTCGGCGAAGCGGAGGGCGACCTTCTCGCGGGCGGTGAAGTCGGCCCGCCCGGCGTACTCTGCCAGGTGGCCAAGCTGCTCCTCGCTCCATCCCAGCCGCCTTGCCAAGGCGGTGTGCGAGGCCAGTCAATACTCGCACTGGTTGATCTGGGAGACGCGCACGCTGAGCAGTTCCTTGAGCTTGGTCTCCACCGTGCCCGTCTCCATCACCGTGCGGAAGTGCGCGATCAGGGTCTTCAGGAACTGGGGGCGGTGGGCCGCGGTGCGGAACATGTTGGGGACGTTGCCGCGGACCTTGAGGTAATGCTCGTAGATGGCCTGGCTGTCGGCGTCAACCTGGGATTGGTCCAGTCGTGTGATGCGCATGGTGGACTCCTGGACGCGGCCCGGGTGGCCGCGTCCGCTGGGAAAAAGGCCTCGCGCCGCCGGGAAGGGCGGAGGCCGGGGGGCGCTGCGCCCGCCTATTTGAAGGACGCAACCGCGGCCGCTTCGTCGTCCTTGACGTCGAAGACGGTGTACAGCTTCGTGATCTGCAGCAGGTCGTGCACCTTCTTGGTGAGGTTGAGCAGCTTGAGTTCGCCGCCCTGGTTGCGCACGGTGGTGAACGCGCTGACCAGCTCGCCGATGCCGGAGCTGTCGATATAGGTCACGTCGCCCAGGTTCAACAGGATCTTCTTGTTGCCCTTGCCCACCAGGTCGCGCACCGTGTCCCGCAGGATCACGCTGCCCTCGCCCAGGGTGATGCGGCCGCTCAAATCCACGACCGTCACCCCGTTCACCTGTCTCGTGCTGGCCTTCATGGTCACTTGGAAGCCTCCTTGGTCTTCGCGGCGGGGCCGCGGTGTTTGATGAGGGTAAACTCGGTTCCCGGTTGCAGGGTGCGGATGCGCACCTCGTCCATGAACGAACGCATGAGAAAGATGCCGCGTCCCGATTGCTTGAGCAGGTTCTCCGGGGCCAGGGGATCGGGAATGTCCTTAGGATCCAGTCCCCGGCCCTGGTCGGCGATGGTCACCACCAGCGAACCTCCCGTATTCTCATAGGACACCGTCATCTTCTTGTTGGGATCATAGGCGTTGCCGTGCAGCACGGCGTTGACCGCGGCCTCGCGCACCGCCATGGAGATCTTCTGACACTCCTCCTCGGAGAAGCCGGCTTTGGCAGCCAACTGTTCCGCCGTTTCCTCGGCGGTGTTGACGCTGTCCAGGGTTGAGTCCAGGGTGTAGGAAACCCGGTTGCCCGTCATCTTGCCGATGTCCGCACCGCCTGATGGATTTTCACCGTGCGCTCGAGCCAGCTGCCTGGCCGGGTGGAGCGTGGTCCGGGGGACGCACCCTCGCGCCGCCCCCTCTTCAGGAATCCGGTAGTTTGCCTTCCGCAAGCCAGGAATGTCAACGAATAGTCCACCCCGTCACACCCCGGGGCGCAGGGACAGGATAGTGCAACCCCCGGCCGAAAGCTACCGTGGGCGGCGGCGGCTTCGGAGAGGCGCCTTCCCGCCGCGCCCCGTGCCTCCGGCAGCACGCCGCGCGACAAGCTGTGGATTCCGCCTGCGGTCTTGGGTATTCTCAGCGCAGTGGCGCTGCTGGCCCTCTCCGAGCTTCTGGGCGCTCCTGTGCAGGATTCCTCCGGAGCCAGCCGCGGGCGTGTGCGCGAGGTGGCGCTGTGCCCGCAGGAGGACCCCGTCCGCGTCGCCAGCTTCATCGTGCGCACGCGCTCCGGCGACCGTCTGCTGGCCTCGGCCAGCGTCGAACTGCTCGATCACCACGGGCTGCGGGCCGCCACCGAGGCCGCCGCGTGGCCCGCCTTCTACGGTTCCACCGAAGGCCTGCTGCTGCTGGAGCGCGACCTGCTCGACCAGCAGATCATCGACGTCCACGGGCGCAAGGTCGTGCGCGTCAACGACGTGGATTTCCTGGAAGAGCAGGTCGACCACCACGTGCAGCTCAAGGTGGGCGAGGTGGACGTGGGCATGCGCGGGGCCATCCGCCGCCTGCTCAAGGGGATCGTCCCGCGCGCTGCCCTGAACGCGCTGGTGGCCAAGCTCCCGCCCCGCACCATCCCCTGGGAGTTCGTGGATCTGATCGAGACCGACCCGGCGCGCCGGGTCAAGCTGAAGATCGCCCACGAGCGCCTGGCCCGGCTGCATCCCGCCGACATCGCCGACATCGTGGAAGAGCTGGCGCCCGCCGAGCGCGAGGCCGTCTTCGAGACCCTGGACGAGGAAGTGGCGGCCGAGGCCCTCGCCGAGGTCGATCCCAAGCTGCAGGTCTCCATCGTCGAGTCCCTGGACTCCGAACGCGCCGCCGACATCGTGGAGGAGATGAACCCCGACGCGGCCGCCGACCTGCTGGCCGACCTGCCCAAGGAGACCACGGAAGAGATCCTGGACGAGATGGCGCCGGCAGAACGCGAGGAGGTGGCGGAGCTGCTGGGCTTCGAGGAAGACACCGCCGCCGGGCGCATGACCACCGACTACCTGGCGCTGCCGCCCCACGCCACCGTCGCCGAGGCCATCGAGCACCTGCGCCACTTCGAGGGCGACGTGGAGAGCCTGAGCTCCATCTTCCTCATCAACGGCCAGGACAAGCTGGTGGGCACGGTGCCCCTGGCGCGCCTGGTGCTGGCTAAGCCCGAGACCCGCCTCTCCACCCTGCAGTCCGAGCCCCTGCTCTCCTGCAACGCCGGCGCCAACGAGAAAGAGGTCTCCGCCCTGTTCGACAAGTACAACCTGGTCACGCTGCCGGTGGTGGACGACCAGGGCCGGTTGACCGGCGTGATCACCGCCGACGACGTGATCAGCCTGCTGCGCGCCAAGCTCTGAAACCCGATCGGGTGATCTGGCGATCGAGTGATCCGGTGATCGAACCCCAGTGGTCGCAGCCGCCTGCCCTTCTTGCGTCTTCGTGCCCGTGGTTCTGAGATGCTTTACCTCTGTGCCCTCCGTGGTTAAGGAAGTTTCGTGAAAATCCTGGCTGGCGGGATTCTGCGTCCCCGTTTATCCTGAGGAGCCTTTCGAATCCCCTCGGGCTCCGCGTGCGCCATGAAGAGACGCCCCAAATGGCTCCGCCACTGGAAGACGCGACTGCTGCTGCTACTGGCAGTGATCGGGCCGGGCTTCATCACCGCCAACGTGGACAACGACGCCGGCGGCATCACCACCTACTCGCAGGCGGGCGCGCAGTTCGGCTACTCCCTGCTGTGGACCATGATCCCGGTCACCCTGGCCCTGATCGTGGTGCAGGAGATGGCCTCGCGCATGGGCGCGGTCACCGGCAAGGGGCTCAGCGACCTCATCCGCGAGGAGTTCGGCTTCCGTATCACCTTCTTCATGATGCTGGGCATCCTGCTCACCAACTTCGGCAACGTGCTGGCGGAATTCTCCGGCATCGCCCTCAGCCTGGAATTGTTCGGCATCCCCAAGTACGCCAGCGTGCCGGTGTGCGCCGTGATCGTGTGGCTGCTGGTGGTGAAGGGCCAGTACAAGAGCGTGGAGAAGGTGTTTCTGGTCGCCTCGTTCGTGTATTTCACCTACATCGTGGCCGGGCTCTTGGCCCATCCCGCCTGGAAGGAGGCGGCCCGGGCCACCATCAACCCACCCCGGCTCTCCAGCTTCGACAACCGCGACTACCTCTACATGGTGCTGGGCGTGGTGGGCACCACCATCGCCCCCTGGATGCAGTTCTACCTGCAGTCCTCGGTGGTGGAGAAAGGGGTCACCAAGAAGACCTACGCCGCCTCCCGGCTGGACGTGGTCATCGGCTGTATCTTCACCGACCTCGTGGCCTGGTTCATCATCGTGGCCTGCGCTGCCACCCTGTTCGTGCATGGCCACCGCGACATCCAGACCGCCGCCGACGCCGCCCAGGCCCTGCGTCCCCTGGCGGGC encodes:
- a CDS encoding efflux RND transporter periplasmic adaptor subunit codes for the protein MPLDHAIAFARKHRASVIVLAVALGVLLLAAFISARRGRVPVRAEKALRRTILNTISTNGKIQPVDGFEAHAPLATTVRRVLVREGDWVKKGQLLLQLDDADAAAQAARALAQLRSAEAALHAVQVGGTHEEVLDRQAELVKAQGEVEAAQRNLDAMRQLKQNGAATAAEVQNAENRLKTAQAQLSVLEQKKSDRYSRPEVAKVQAQAADARAAYAAAQEVVRQSNVTATSDGTVYNLPVHPGMYVAAGDLLVQVADLSTVQVAAYVDEPDIGRLERGQKVTLAWDAIPGRTWAGTVTRVPTTVSLLGTRTVGQITCEIPNPDHKLLPNVNVSVTITTARHDHALTVPREAVHQEDGQHYVFQVVDGELQRREVETSVADLTRIEVVRGLEDDAVVALGSTNGQVLRSGLPVRVVQR
- the queF gene encoding preQ(1) synthase, with protein sequence MPRAKRYTPKHARAGLGGPFPAIETWPNQFPAYEIVIDVPEFTSVCPKTGLPDFGTLTIRYMPARQCLELKSVKEYVLAYRNLGIFQENVVNRVLEDVVRAARPVWAVVRGEFRPRGGIGTVVEARWPRPRGKPPA
- a CDS encoding MFS transporter — its product is MPPKIYPRTMLALLTAINFFNYIDRSVLFAVQPLIQKEFHRHDLDFGLLSTAFFGTYMVAAPFLGALADRFPRRIIITTGILLWSGATLLTAFVTDFNGLLVRHTIVGIGEASYAAAAPSIIADLFPEQRRGRMLAVFFMAIPVGTAVGYLIGGMLGERYGWRAPFYVGAIPGFLLALTLVFLREPERGLSDRLRETPERASLLHLARNGAFLTATLGMAMMTFCLGGLQVWMPTFLNRVRGVGLDHANLIFGASTAITGTVGTLFGGWLGDRLLRRTHGAYYLVSAATLGLGIPAMLGAIYLSGRPMFPAIFIAEFLLLMNTGPLNAAVINSVGAHIRSTAIAVNLFVIHLLGDAFSPSLIGYISDRSNLQTGFVSTVAAIALSSAILLYGMRFAPRLPANPNAAPGAGA
- a CDS encoding glycosyltransferase family 2 protein, whose translation is MIQVAVWTLGALLAVVWLSRVVDAALGMPQVPNLIEAAWDKPVAESNAPQVSIIVPARNEGESIARCLQSLLALEYPDYEIIAVDDRSTDATGRIMDQVAATAPPSSRLKVIHVTELPAGWLGKTHAMWTAASQAAGEWLLFTDGDIFFRPDTLRRVMACVEQKRLDHMVLLPTMEMATPGESMMIGFFQVMFTFGHRPWKVSDPKTRDHLGAGCFNLVRRSAYETVGGYERLRLAVVDDMKLGQMVKEHGYRQNVAFGRDLIRLHWAPGALGVVQNLTKNAFAVMNFNLAKTLGAAFLMLVLNMGPWLGLGLAHGWARLGYGLAVLAIALLYLGMSWYSPISALYFVTNPLGALMFAYILVRSAFLTLARGGVLWRGTLYSLKELRRGMV
- a CDS encoding carboxymuconolactone decarboxylase family protein, translated to MRITRLDQSQVDADSQAIYEHYLKVRGNVPNMFRTAAHRPQFLKTLIAHFRTVMETGTVETKLKELLSVRVSQINQCEY
- a CDS encoding STAS domain-containing protein encodes the protein MTMKASTRQVNGVTVVDLSGRITLGEGSVILRDTVRDLVGKGNKKILLNLGDVTYIDSSGIGELVSAFTTVRNQGGELKLLNLTKKVHDLLQITKLYTVFDVKDDEAAAVASFK
- a CDS encoding ATP-binding protein; the protein is MTGNRVSYTLDSTLDSVNTAEETAEQLAAKAGFSEEECQKISMAVREAAVNAVLHGNAYDPNKKMTVSYENTGGSLVVTIADQGRGLDPKDIPDPLAPENLLKQSGRGIFLMRSFMDEVRIRTLQPGTEFTLIKHRGPAAKTKEASK